In Anolis carolinensis isolate JA03-04 unplaced genomic scaffold, rAnoCar3.1.pri scaffold_14, whole genome shotgun sequence, the following proteins share a genomic window:
- the li-ac-12 gene encoding keratin-associated protein 6-2 produces MANCGPSSAVPSCEAAPVVGFGSGGSRSFGRGFNYGIGSGIGYGSGIGSGYGLAGSIESAANLGVLSGVQPSCINQIPPSEVVMEQPAFVVTIPGPILSATPEPLLVGGHTPCAVSGVGISGFGSGYGSGFGSGFGNGLGIGYTGGYLSGRLGGRRGSLVGKGSICGLGI; encoded by the coding sequence ATGGCCAACTGTGGACCTTCCTCTGCTGTCCCATCCTGCGAAGCCGCTCCAGTCGTTGGCTTCGGATCCGGAGGCTCCAGAAGCTTTGGCAGAGGTTTTAACTATGGCATTGGCTCTGGCATCGGTTACGGCTCTGGCATCGGCTCTGGCTATGGCCTTGCGGGCAGCATTGAATCTGCAGCCAACCTGGGAGTTCTCTCGGGAGTTCAGCCATCCTGTATCAACCAAATCCCCCCATCAGAAGTTGTGATGGAGCAACCCGCATTTGTGGTCACCATCCCAGGCCCCATCCTCTCTGCCACCCCTGAGCCTCTTCTCGTTGGAGGCCACACTCCATGTGCTGTTAGCGGAGTTGGCATTAGTGGATTTGGTAGTGGATATGGTAGTGGATTTGGTAGTGGATTTGGTAATGGATTAGGTATTGGATACACTGGTGGGTATCTCAGTGGTCGTCTTGGTGGCCGTCGTGGATCCCTGGTGGGGAAAGGCTCCATCTGTGGTCTCGGTATTTAA